A genomic segment from uncultured Marinifilum sp. encodes:
- a CDS encoding acylphosphatase has translation MAEKSVSIQVYGKVQGVGFRYHTHKAARRFGVKGFVQNKAGNTVYIEAEGESLAIDMFCDWCRNGPDWARVTDVNIQNQPIVGYVGFVIK, from the coding sequence ATGGCTGAGAAATCTGTAAGTATACAAGTATATGGCAAGGTGCAGGGAGTGGGATTTCGATATCATACACATAAGGCAGCTCGGCGTTTTGGGGTGAAAGGTTTTGTGCAGAATAAGGCTGGTAATACAGTTTATATCGAAGCTGAAGGTGAGAGTTTGGCTATTGATATGTTTTGTGATTGGTGTAGAAATGGTCCGGATTGGGCTCGGGTAACAGATGTTAATATCCAAAATCAGCCTATTGTAGGATATGTTGGATTTGTTATTAAATAA
- a CDS encoding deoxyguanosinetriphosphate triphosphohydrolase, with the protein MNWINLLSTKRFGQEDKHSPNNEDVRTQFQRDYDRLIFSSPFRRLQNKTQVFPLPGSIFVHNRLTHSLEVSSVGRSLGNSLAEKLIERNLVDPHKGIKEIGSIVAAACLAHDLGNPPFGHSGEKALSYYFEKGKGGELKNKFTNEEWFDLTHFEGNANALRLLTHAFKGRRSGGFALTYSTIASIVKYPWESNKIPEVGKKKYGFFQTEKHDYFKIANELGIPEVEPGIFARFPLVYLVEAADDICYQIMDIEDAHKLNILSTEETKDLLLGFYHPKKDKVSLDKITETCIEVSDINEQIAYIRAGVIGKMVGECVAVFLNNYDDILKGKFKGTLIKKMSETCLQAYKKCSKVAIDRIYKHRSVIEIELAGYKILGTLLEEFVSAVMNPDDFYSKNLLFLIPEQYEIKGDSDYEKLMSVMDFVSGMTDVFALDLYRKIKGIELPGIS; encoded by the coding sequence ATGAATTGGATAAATTTACTTTCAACCAAGAGGTTTGGTCAAGAGGATAAGCATTCTCCAAATAACGAAGATGTTAGAACTCAGTTTCAGCGAGATTATGATCGTTTAATATTTTCGTCTCCTTTTAGGCGATTACAAAATAAAACACAGGTTTTTCCTTTACCAGGAAGTATTTTTGTTCATAACAGATTAACACATAGTCTTGAAGTTTCTAGTGTAGGACGATCGCTAGGTAATTCTTTGGCCGAAAAACTGATAGAGAGAAATTTGGTTGATCCCCACAAGGGTATTAAAGAAATTGGTAGTATTGTTGCTGCAGCTTGTTTGGCCCACGATTTGGGTAATCCGCCTTTCGGTCATTCTGGAGAAAAGGCTTTGTCGTATTATTTTGAAAAAGGAAAAGGAGGTGAGCTTAAAAATAAGTTTACAAACGAGGAATGGTTCGATTTAACACATTTCGAAGGAAATGCAAATGCTTTACGATTGTTAACTCATGCGTTTAAAGGAAGACGAAGTGGGGGATTTGCACTTACTTATTCTACTATTGCATCTATTGTAAAATATCCATGGGAATCGAATAAAATACCCGAAGTTGGAAAGAAGAAATATGGTTTTTTTCAGACCGAAAAACATGATTATTTTAAAATTGCAAACGAACTGGGAATTCCCGAAGTAGAACCTGGAATTTTTGCTCGTTTTCCGTTGGTATATTTAGTAGAGGCAGCCGACGATATCTGTTATCAGATTATGGATATTGAAGATGCGCATAAGTTAAATATATTGAGTACTGAGGAAACAAAAGACTTATTGTTAGGTTTTTATCATCCGAAAAAGGATAAAGTGTCCTTAGATAAAATTACCGAAACATGCATAGAGGTAAGCGATATTAATGAGCAGATTGCTTACATAAGGGCGGGTGTTATTGGAAAAATGGTTGGCGAATGTGTAGCTGTTTTTTTGAATAATTATGATGATATATTAAAAGGGAAATTTAAAGGAACACTTATAAAGAAAATGAGTGAAACTTGTTTGCAGGCTTATAAAAAATGTTCAAAAGTTGCCATTGATAGAATTTATAAACATCGTTCGGTTATTGAAATAGAATTGGCTGGATATAAAATTTTGGGAACACTATTAGAGGAATTCGTTTCTGCGGTTATGAATCCGGATGATTTTTATTCTAAAAACTTACTGTTTTTAATTCCTGAACAGTACGAAATTAAAGGCGATTCGGATTACGAAAAACTTATGTCGGTTATGGATTTTGTTTCGGGAATGACTGATGTGTTTGCCCTTGATTTATACCGAAAGATTAAAGGAATAGAACTTCCTGGAATAAGTTAA
- a CDS encoding ABC transporter permease, with protein MFDRDKWQEIFSTIRKNKTRTVLTGFSVATGIFMLIFLLGAGRGLRNGMISTFSQDATNSMQIYGGRTTKAYKGTPEGKRIQMINADFLTLKKSIEKLDVISAMSYIPGAETISYKNNFGNFNVSPVHDTYKEIKNFDILKGRFLNQNDLKEYRKVVAIQDEVKKVLFPNETAINKLININDIKFKVIGVFHQKSFDDNSRDIYIPITVAQKIFNNNDHLQRISFTLNDISVEESKDVERQITYKMAEQHQFSREDKNALWIQNNIENSKTFASLFSAIEMFVWVIGTFTIVLGVIGVFNIMMIVVRERTKEIGIRKAIGASPRSVVSLILMEAIFITAVSGYFGLIAGVGLLELINYFDLIYKVYPPAAIYFLNPQVDLGIAVGATIVLVITGALAGFFPARKAASIRPIEALRDE; from the coding sequence ATGTTTGACAGAGATAAATGGCAAGAAATATTTAGCACAATAAGAAAGAATAAAACCAGAACTGTGCTAACCGGTTTTTCGGTCGCAACAGGAATTTTCATGTTAATTTTTCTTTTGGGCGCAGGAAGAGGATTGCGAAATGGCATGATCTCTACTTTTTCTCAGGATGCAACCAATAGTATGCAAATTTATGGTGGTCGTACCACTAAAGCATACAAAGGAACTCCCGAAGGCAAACGCATTCAAATGATTAATGCCGATTTTTTAACCCTTAAAAAGTCGATTGAAAAACTTGATGTTATTTCTGCAATGTCATACATTCCGGGTGCCGAAACAATATCATACAAGAATAACTTTGGAAATTTTAACGTTTCTCCTGTTCACGATACCTATAAGGAAATTAAAAATTTTGATATCCTAAAAGGACGATTTCTAAACCAAAACGACCTAAAAGAATATCGAAAAGTTGTTGCTATTCAGGATGAAGTTAAAAAAGTTCTTTTTCCGAACGAAACTGCAATTAACAAGCTTATAAATATCAACGATATTAAATTTAAAGTAATTGGAGTATTTCATCAGAAAAGCTTCGACGATAATTCAAGAGATATTTATATACCAATTACTGTTGCACAAAAAATATTTAATAATAACGATCATTTACAACGAATTTCTTTCACTTTAAACGATATTTCGGTTGAAGAAAGTAAAGATGTTGAAAGGCAAATTACCTATAAAATGGCCGAACAACATCAATTTAGCCGCGAAGATAAAAATGCACTTTGGATTCAGAATAATATAGAAAACTCAAAAACCTTTGCCTCTCTTTTTAGTGCCATAGAAATGTTTGTATGGGTAATAGGAACCTTTACAATTGTACTTGGAGTTATTGGCGTTTTTAACATTATGATGATTGTTGTGCGTGAAAGAACCAAAGAAATTGGGATTAGAAAAGCAATTGGTGCTTCGCCCCGATCGGTAGTTAGCTTAATACTAATGGAAGCAATATTTATAACCGCAGTTTCGGGATATTTTGGCCTTATTGCAGGTGTTGGCTTGCTTGAGTTAATCAACTACTTCGATCTTATTTATAAAGTATATCCGCCAGCAGCAATTTATTTCTTAAATCCTCAGGTAGATTTAGGAATAGCCGTAGGTGCAACCATTGTTCTAGTTATTACAGGAGCATTAGCAGGATTTTTCCCTGCTAGAAAAGCTGCCTCTATTCGACCAATAGAAGCATTAAGAGACGAATAA
- a CDS encoding ABC transporter ATP-binding protein: protein MIRLQNIHKSYITGTNKLHVLKGIDLHIKEGELLSIMGSSGSGKSTLLNILGLLDNHDEGIYELNNEEIKAMSETKAAKLRNDLLGFVFQSFNLITFKNAMENVALPLYYKKMPRKKRNNLALEYLDKMGLKEWAHHMPNELSGGQKQRVAIARAIITKPKIILADEPTGALDSTTSVEVMDLLKKINQSGITVIIVTHENDIAHMTDRIINLKDGRIESIITNNKPSDSLSSIDVTQKEA, encoded by the coding sequence ATGATCCGATTACAAAACATTCATAAATCGTACATTACGGGAACCAATAAGCTTCATGTGCTTAAAGGAATTGATTTACATATAAAAGAAGGCGAATTGCTCTCCATTATGGGGTCATCGGGTTCTGGCAAATCAACTCTTCTTAACATTTTGGGCCTTCTCGATAATCACGACGAAGGAATTTATGAGTTAAATAACGAAGAAATAAAAGCCATGAGCGAAACAAAAGCGGCTAAACTTCGAAACGATTTGTTGGGTTTTGTTTTTCAGTCGTTTAATCTTATCACCTTTAAAAACGCAATGGAAAATGTAGCACTTCCGCTATATTATAAAAAAATGCCCCGCAAGAAAAGGAATAACTTGGCACTTGAATATCTCGATAAAATGGGATTAAAAGAATGGGCTCACCACATGCCAAACGAACTTTCGGGCGGACAAAAACAAAGAGTTGCAATTGCTCGTGCTATTATTACTAAGCCTAAAATAATATTGGCCGATGAACCTACTGGAGCTCTCGATTCGACAACTTCGGTCGAAGTTATGGATCTTTTAAAAAAAATTAACCAATCGGGAATTACCGTTATTATCGTAACCCACGAAAATGACATTGCTCACATGACCGATAGAATTATTAACCTAAAAGATGGCAGAATTGAATCAATTATTACCAATAATAAACCTAGCGATTCGTTATCATCAATAGATGTCACTCAAAAGGAAGCCTAA
- a CDS encoding radical SAM protein, producing the protein MIQYNEPLFRPPSEAHSLIIQATLGCAWNKCAFCEMYSSKQFRARNEEDVFKDINSMSAYSNHYRKVFLADGNAMVLSFERLSRILDKLNETFPRLTRISAYAIAKDIEAKTDEELRSLAAKGLKLLYVGIESGDDELLGRINKGENYISTSKALQRARKAGIKLSVMILNGLGGKNYSQQHAINSAKVINEIQPEFLSTLVLSYPYGEEHFIKKFDGEFIPLNTIELIAEMKIFIENLELSQTVFRSDHASNYLVLRGNFPRDKQEMLSRINRVLDDPANASLREEWMRGL; encoded by the coding sequence ATGATCCAATACAACGAACCATTATTCCGCCCACCTAGCGAGGCACATTCCTTAATTATCCAAGCAACTTTAGGGTGTGCATGGAACAAATGCGCTTTTTGCGAAATGTACAGCAGCAAACAATTTAGAGCTCGTAATGAGGAAGATGTTTTTAAGGATATCAATTCTATGTCTGCCTATTCGAACCATTACCGAAAGGTGTTTTTAGCCGATGGAAATGCTATGGTACTCTCATTCGAAAGGCTTTCGCGGATATTGGATAAGTTAAATGAAACATTTCCTCGCTTAACACGAATTTCGGCCTATGCAATTGCAAAAGACATTGAAGCCAAAACAGATGAAGAATTGCGATCTTTAGCAGCAAAAGGACTTAAATTACTTTACGTGGGAATTGAATCGGGCGATGATGAATTACTAGGTAGAATTAACAAAGGAGAAAATTATATCAGTACCAGCAAGGCGCTTCAACGAGCACGAAAAGCAGGAATTAAACTATCGGTAATGATTTTAAATGGCTTGGGAGGTAAAAACTACTCCCAGCAACATGCCATTAATTCTGCAAAAGTAATCAACGAAATACAACCCGAATTTCTATCAACCCTTGTTCTAAGCTATCCTTATGGCGAAGAACATTTCATAAAAAAATTCGATGGCGAGTTCATTCCACTCAACACCATCGAGTTAATTGCCGAAATGAAAATCTTTATCGAAAACCTGGAATTATCCCAAACTGTTTTCCGCAGCGATCATGCCTCCAACTATTTGGTTCTTCGTGGCAATTTCCCGCGCGATAAACAAGAAATGCTTTCTCGCATTAATAGAGTTTTAGATGATCCGGCAAATGCAAGTTTGCGTGAGGAGTGGATGCGGGGGTTGTAA
- a CDS encoding transposase: protein MSIKSLEIYLGINGDKFRRQYKTNLSGFDQWDKKLHAKDYLIFPENIGSNLALDETAFSNGELYTILSNKDKKGKQGSLVGVFNGTQADSIISLIREHISEELRYTVKEVTLDMAGSMNKIVRKCFLKAEITTDRFHVQKLANDAVQELRIKHRWKIIDDENAEYKKAKLEGKLYKPEILENGDTLRQLMARARYALYKSPEKWTTSQEIRARLLFERFPEIKKAYRLSDGLRKIYNQSLEPNVARLKLAQWFDEIERAGMDSFNSIKRTFEVHHKQIVNYFLNRSTNAFAESLNAKIKNFRRSLRGIVDLDFFLFRLSKIFA from the coding sequence ATCAGTATTAAAAGCCTTGAAATATATTTAGGAATAAATGGTGATAAATTTCGAAGACAGTACAAAACAAATTTAAGTGGTTTTGATCAATGGGATAAAAAGCTACACGCCAAAGATTACCTGATATTTCCTGAAAACATAGGTTCTAATTTAGCTCTTGATGAAACAGCCTTTTCAAATGGAGAGTTGTATACCATTCTCAGTAACAAAGATAAAAAAGGAAAGCAAGGTAGCTTGGTTGGTGTGTTTAACGGAACACAAGCTGATTCCATTATAAGTTTAATTCGCGAACACATTTCAGAAGAGTTGCGCTATACCGTTAAAGAAGTTACTCTTGACATGGCTGGTAGCATGAATAAGATCGTAAGAAAATGTTTTCTAAAAGCTGAAATCACTACAGATCGATTTCATGTGCAAAAGCTGGCCAATGATGCCGTACAAGAGCTTAGAATTAAGCATAGGTGGAAGATAATAGATGATGAAAATGCAGAGTATAAGAAAGCGAAATTAGAAGGAAAATTGTATAAACCTGAAATATTGGAAAATGGTGATACACTGCGACAATTGATGGCTAGAGCTCGTTATGCATTGTATAAATCTCCGGAAAAATGGACTACATCTCAAGAAATCAGAGCTCGTTTATTATTTGAAAGATTTCCCGAAATTAAGAAAGCATACAGGCTCTCGGATGGACTTAGAAAAATATACAATCAATCTTTAGAACCAAATGTAGCAAGACTTAAACTAGCACAATGGTTCGATGAAATTGAAAGAGCCGGAATGGATTCTTTTAATTCAATAAAAAGAACTTTTGAAGTACATCATAAACAAATTGTTAATTATTTCTTGAATAGAAGTACAAACGCTTTTGCCGAATCTTTAAATGCTAAAATTAAAAATTTCAGAAGATCTTTAAGAGGGATTGTTGATTTAGATTTCTTCCTTTTTAGGTTATCTAAAATTTTTGCTTAG
- a CDS encoding ABC transporter permease has protein sequence MFDLDKWQEITAALKQNKLRTILTGLGVMFGILILVTLLGIGRGFQNNIQSSLGNFATNSTVFWVERTTKPYKGLPRNRFYRFTNDDLVALKRSIPELEHIAPDINGWSGNATNNTFRKDKKGNFRVKGTSPAMNMVNPVDVTEGRFINENDLKEFRKVITIGPRVQELMFDEDEEPIGQYLKVNGIYFKIVGTVKPLSRNMGNRDDVIQMPFTTLQQLYNYGDKFYSFIATARVGESVDELQNKIFKILARRHSIHPDDTQAIGNFNIAKLFNKIFGLFNSIGFLFWVIGFGVLITGVIGVSNIMHVVVKERTRELGIKRAIGAKPLSVVGQIINESIFLTTFAGFWGLVIGVVIVELIGKATEGNPDAQILNPYVDINVAFIALGVLVFFGVLAGLLPAQRAIKIKPVDALRYE, from the coding sequence ATGTTCGATTTAGATAAATGGCAAGAAATTACTGCCGCCCTAAAACAAAATAAGCTAAGAACCATACTTACCGGATTAGGTGTAATGTTTGGAATTCTTATTTTGGTAACCTTATTGGGCATAGGACGAGGATTTCAAAACAACATACAATCTTCGCTGGGAAACTTTGCTACCAACTCAACAGTTTTTTGGGTAGAAAGAACTACCAAACCATATAAAGGTTTACCACGAAATAGATTTTACCGTTTTACAAACGACGATTTAGTTGCCTTAAAAAGATCAATTCCCGAATTGGAACACATTGCTCCCGATATTAACGGCTGGAGTGGAAACGCAACAAACAACACCTTTAGGAAAGATAAAAAAGGTAATTTTAGAGTAAAAGGAACTTCTCCGGCAATGAATATGGTTAATCCTGTTGACGTTACCGAAGGACGATTTATTAATGAAAACGACCTTAAAGAATTTCGAAAAGTAATTACAATAGGACCTCGGGTTCAGGAGTTAATGTTCGACGAAGATGAAGAACCAATTGGCCAATACCTTAAAGTAAACGGAATTTATTTTAAAATTGTAGGTACAGTTAAACCATTAAGTCGTAACATGGGAAACCGCGACGATGTTATTCAAATGCCTTTTACAACCTTACAACAGCTGTATAATTATGGCGATAAATTCTACTCATTTATTGCAACCGCAAGAGTAGGCGAATCGGTCGACGAACTACAAAATAAAATATTTAAAATACTGGCTCGCAGGCACTCCATTCACCCCGACGATACTCAGGCAATAGGAAACTTTAATATTGCCAAACTTTTTAATAAAATATTTGGCTTGTTCAATAGTATAGGATTCTTATTTTGGGTAATTGGCTTTGGTGTACTTATTACCGGTGTAATTGGAGTAAGTAATATTATGCACGTTGTAGTTAAAGAGCGAACAAGAGAATTAGGTATAAAAAGAGCCATTGGCGCCAAACCTTTATCGGTAGTTGGACAAATTATTAACGAATCGATTTTCCTAACAACCTTTGCAGGATTTTGGGGTTTGGTAATTGGAGTTGTAATTGTAGAACTGATTGGAAAAGCTACCGAAGGAAATCCCGATGCTCAAATTTTAAATCCTTACGTTGATATTAATGTTGCTTTTATAGCACTTGGTGTTTTAGTCTTTTTTGGTGTTTTGGCCGGATTACTTCCTGCGCAAAGAGCCATAAAAATTAAGCCCGTTGATGCTTTAAGATACGAATAG